The Fusarium oxysporum f. sp. lycopersici 4287 chromosome 1, whole genome shotgun sequence DNA segment TCCTAAATGGAAGCAATGGGAAGTCGGAAGAATGAATGGCGCAATGAGGCTCGGGGACGCAACGGAGGCCGACTTATGAAAATTAGGGGCACAACCTGAGATAAAGTCCCCTAAAATTCGAGATAAGCCAATGGTCTTGTCTCATGTCGTTTGCGGGCAGCTTCCCCACAGTGGCCAAAGGGGGCTAAGGGTGCGGCAAAAGCCACAAGGTGGAGGCCACTCTCCAAAAGGCCAGCAAAGACATGTTCATTCCATTTCATCCCGCACTCTAATCTTTGcaaccatcttcatcctctattctcatcaacctccaaaTCCTTTGGCCTTGCcattttctctttccttacttcttctcttcaatcCTTACCGGTGTTTTCAGCTCATTAATCAAGATGGCTCTCTCTCCTCAGATGTAAGTGGTCCTCCACGCGACAGCTTGTCGCGCAGATTATCTGGTGGCGCAAAGAAGAGAATGCTGACATTTGCGATAGCACCAACCTGATCATCATCCTGGGCATGATGCAGGTGTCGAAGCGCGTCCCCTTCGATGATCCCTTCGTGCTCAACGTTGTTCGCGCCGTCTACCTCGCCAGCAACGTCATCATTGCTGCTCTCTACTTCTACACCCAGCTgaagatcaacaagaagaagggtaCGATAACCTCTCTCCTGAGGCAATTTGAAGCATCGCAATGCTAACATGAGCTTTTATAGACCTCACAACTCTCAAGTATGTCGAGCCCGCCCCTATGGGCTCCACTGAGGAGGGCAAGCTCGTGACCACCACCATCCACGCCTACGATAACCAGCAGATCCGCACCGCTTTCCGTGGCCAGGCTATGGGTATCGCCATGATGGCCTTCATGCACATCTACATGAAGTACACCAACCCTCTCCTCATCCAGAGCATCATCCCCCTCAAGAGCGCCTTCGAGAACAACATGGTCAAGATCCACATCTTTGGCCAGCCTGCCGCCGGTGACCTCAAGCGTCCTTTCAAGCAGCCCCAGGGTTTCATGAGCGCCATGCAGGGTGGCCCTGCCCAGAGCGACAAGAAGGCCGTCGAGGCTGCTGAGCGCGCTGGCCGTGGTGGTGCCAAGGAGGAGTAAGCTAGCACTTCTGAAACGAATTCCAGCTTTAGAGGATAGCGTGGACCGTAAGCTAGGGTTGTGATAGACCTTGGTTGTACTATAATAAAGGTGTCATGGCTCGCAAAAGTATTTGCTTGTGGCGAATGTCAGATTCAAGGAACTGGGGCATATTGAGCAATTTCTTGAAATGATATCTAATGTAGAAAATCATGAAGATTATTACGAGGACTTGAGGATTATAACCTCAAAAGCCATGTACATTTTGGTGACTGTTGAAAGTTTGCGTAGGCTGCAGTCACGTTTTCTCGTGTAAATTGGTGCCATAATTCAGATTTCTAGATCGCGACAATCCGCCCCTCCGCCACCCATCGCCGTCATCGAGGTCCCTGAGTCAAACTTCTCTCTTGACGACTGCAATCGCCCTTTTCTCTCTAATTTCGTCTTTTTCACTTGTTTCGTGATTTCGTGGCGAAGCCAGCTGTCTTTCTCTTCGCATTGTTCTTTTGGTATTTGATCTCCACTCCGATCGCTCATCATGGAACGGCCATCTACACCACCTCGGGCAACAAAGCCTGCACCCACAATCACTCCGCCGACCCCAGAAGTTACGAAGCGCATAGTATGTAAAGTTCTGGAGTAAATATGTCTATTCTCTAGAGTCACTGACCTGTATCTAGGAAGAGAACCGACTCCGCGCAAAGGCGATCCGAGACCAGCGTGAAGCCGAACAACGAGCGACCGGCACCGCACCCGAAATCCCCAAGAGCTCTGGAGGCTTTGTACCAACAGAAGACGTTTACATCTCGAAAACTGCCGACGGAAAGCGACCGTACAGCTCTATCTCTACAGCAGATGCTTCTAAGGGAACAAATCGAGATGGGCGTAACAAAGGCGATGAGGAGGCGTTGCGGCCGGCGCGCAAGTTCACAAAGTTCGTCGATTACAACATGAGCGCCATGACAGATACGAAGGGTGGTTTCTTATCGACGGAAGATGATCCGCATAACTATGCTCTGGGCGGCAAGAAGCCTGGACAATCTGAGGATGACCAGCGACCGAAGCACATGAGCGTTCAAGAGTGGGAGAGATTGCAGCTGATACGGAACTTGAAGAGGCTCAAGGCAGGTCCTTTCGAGCCTGGGCTGAGTGTGCTTGCGGACGACGAGACACGAAAGAAGTGTCAGGATTGCAAGAGCTTGGAGATCGACTTTGTCTGGGAAGAGGTCTTCCATATCTGCGTTTGCAACAAGTGCAAGGAGAAATATCCAGAGAAGTACTCGTTGTTGACCAAGACTGAGTGCAAGGAGGATTATCTGCTTACAGACCGTGAGTTGTTCCACTCAAGTTTTCGGACTGTCATCGCTAACATGAAATAGCCGAGCTACGAGACCCTGAGTTATTACCACATCTCTCAAAACCAAACCCTCACAAATCCCATTGGCACGACATGATGCTCTTCCTTCGATGTCAAGTAGAAGAATACGCGATCAAGACGAAGTGGGGGTCATCAGAGGCTTTAGACGCAGAGTATGAGCGACGAGAGACACAAAAGAAAGCTCGCAAGGAAGCCAAGTTCAAAGAGAAGCTACTTGATCTGAAGAAAAAGACACGAACGGATGCTTTTCGCAGACAGGCTGGCAATTTGAGCAAGTCGGGTGCGAGCAAGTTTGGTGATGCAATAGGAGGTGGGCGGCATGTCCATGAATGGGGAAGAACGgttgagaatgaggatgGAATGACGGTCAAGACATGTGTTGATTGTGGTatggaggttgaagagctAGAATTTTGATGCCATCATATTATCGTTTGAGCCTTGGGTTTGGAGTTGGGAGTTATGACGATGCGAGCACCTTGGTAGGCCTAACCAGGCTCAAGGATCATCAGGCATAG contains these protein-coding regions:
- a CDS encoding DNA-repair protein complementing XP-A cells — encoded protein: MERPSTPPRATKPAPTITPPTPEVTKRIEENRLRAKAIRDQREAEQRATGTAPEIPKSSGGFVPTEDVYISKTADGKRPYSSISTADASKGTNRDGRNKGDEEALRPARKFTKFVDYNMSAMTDTKGGFLSTEDDPHNYALGGKKPGQSEDDQRPKHMSVQEWERLQLIRNLKRLKAGPFEPGLSVLADDETRKKCQDCKSLEIDFVWEEVFHICVCNKCKEKYPEKYSLLTKTECKEDYLLTDPELRDPELLPHLSKPNPHKSHWHDMMLFLRCQVEEYAIKTKWGSSEALDAEYERRETQKKARKEAKFKEKLLDLKKKTRTDAFRRQAGNLSKSGASKFGDAIGGGRHVHEWGRTVENEDGMTVKTCVDCGMEVEELEF